A segment of the Planctomycetota bacterium genome:
GGCGTCAAGGTCGTCTCCATGGGCTTTTTCATCCGGCCCGGAGACGCCGTGATCTGGCGCGGCCCCATGCTTCACAAGGCGATGGAGCAGTTCCTGGGTCAGGTGGAATGGGGCGAGCTCGATTACCTGATCGTGGACCTGCCGCCCGGCACCGGGGACATCCAGCTCAGCCTCTGCCAGATGATTCCTTTGACCGGAGCCGCGGTCGTCTCGACTCCGCAGGACGTGGCCCTCAAGGTCGCGGAGAAGGCGATCATCATGTTCCACCGGCTCAACACGCCCGTCCTGGGGCTGATCGAGAACATGAGCGGCTACGTCTGCAGCCACTGCGGCCGGCGGGACGACGTCTTCGGCTCCGGAGGCGCCCGGCGGTACGCCCTCGAGCGCGGCATCCCGTTCCTCGGGGAGATCCCCCTCTCGGCGGAGGTGCGCGAAACGTCCGACGCGGGGCGGCCCATCGTCGTTTCGCGGCCCGACTCGCCCGCCGCGCAGGCCTTCTTCCGGATCGCCGAGAATCTGGCCGCCCAGATCAGCGTCCGGGCCGCCGGCGGCGCCCCGGAGGATCGGCCCGTGCCGCAGAAGATCGAGCTTCGCAGCCGCCAGGAGCTGACGATTACCTGGAGCGACGGCCGCACGAGCGCGGTGCGCACCTACGACCTGCGGGTGAACTGCCCCTGCGCGCAGTGCGTGGACGAGGTCACGGGGGCGCGCCGTCTGGATCCGGCGGCCGTCTCCCGCGAGGTGTGGCCCCAGGAGATCCGTCCCGTCGGCCGCTACGCCCTCAACTTCGTCTGGAGCGACGGCCACGCTTCGGGCATCTACACGTTCGATCGCCTGCGGGAGCTGTCCGGAGCGGCGTAGGGGGGTCTACTTCGCGCGGTCGCGGCCGCCCGACGGGGACGCATACCCCATCTTGGTGAGGAGCTTGTAGCACTCGTCCAGCCGGCGCCGCACGCCGTCGCGCGCCTCCGTATCGACCACCTTGGGATGCTGGCGGTGCTGGGATTCCAGTTCCTGGTAGCGCTTCCTCGCCTGGACGACGTCGCGCGCGGCGAACAGGAGCTCCGCCAGTGCGTAGAGGCAGTTTCCGTTCTGCACCTGCGAGAACTCCGGGTGGTTCTCGAGGAGATAGGCGTAATACCCCCGGGCCTCGGCGAAGTTTTGAAGCGCTCCCGACACCTGCGCCAGGGCCCAGATCTTCTGGGGATCCTCGGGGTTGCTCTTGAGTTCCTCGCGAAGCTGGGCCGCTTTCTTCTCGTGGAGGGGATACGCCTCCTCGCTCCAGTAGGTCAGCCACTTCACGAGCGCGGTCCACCACTCCTCCTCCGCGCGCGTGTCGGGGTTGATGAAGCGGCGCGTCCCTTCGGCGCGCACGAGATCGGCGGACTTGCGGTCCTTGAGGAGGACATAGCACCGGTAGAGCTCGCCGTACACCTGCTCCGCCAGGATCCGCGCGAAATCCCGGCCGACCTCCCGGCGGATCATCATGGCGTCTCCGGCGCGGCGCGCCTCGTTGTACCGCTCGGCGGCGGTCCGCCAGTCGCCCACCGCCGCGGCGGCGGCGCCCAGGTGGAGGTTGCGCTCGAAGGAATCTTCGAGGCGGGTCAGTCGGGAAACCACGTCCTGATAGGACCGGCGGGCGGCCGCCACCTCCTCGCCCACCCGGGTCTGGATCTTCTGCCAGCGTTCCTCGCGCCGGGTCCGGTTGAGAAGCTCTCCCCCCTTCTCCCGGATCTTCTGGGCGTGCTCCTCGAGGCGCGCCTGGGCCTGCCGCACCGCGTCGGTCCGGCCGTAGCGGCCGCGCAGAAGGTCGATCTCGCGCCGGGCGGCGTTGAGTTCGTCGTTCTTCATGAAGATTTCCAGCCGCACCAGCCGTTTTTGGGCCTCGATCTCGTCCTCCTCCGCGGACTCGCCCCGCTCGATCCGCTCCTTGTACTCCGTGCAGAACTTCCGGACGGACTCCGAAACGACGAACAGCGGGTCCTTCATGGAGGTCAGGACCGACTCGATTTCCGCCAGGGCGTCTTCGTAGAGTCCGAACTCCATGCAGATCGCCGCGAGGTTGCACCGGTCGTTGGGATCGGCGTTCTGCTCCCGGTTGTATTTCCAATGCCGCTTGATGAACTCGTAAAAGGCCGACCCCGTGAACTCGCTCCAGTAGTATTCGAACGTGCCCCCGCCTCCGGAGAGCCGG
Coding sequences within it:
- a CDS encoding P-loop NTPase; translation: MQEQILEALRHVKDPDLNRDIVSLGFVKDLKVCDGVVSFAIELTTPACPVREQMKEQAYRQVMSVPGVRQVDIKMTSQVRGPAARSEAKERLIPQVKNVVPVASGKGGVGKSTVSANLALALAKMGAKVGLMDADVYGPSIPTLTGAVPAPGGNPNRFVPPVVHGVKVVSMGFFIRPGDAVIWRGPMLHKAMEQFLGQVEWGELDYLIVDLPPGTGDIQLSLCQMIPLTGAAVVSTPQDVALKVAEKAIIMFHRLNTPVLGLIENMSGYVCSHCGRRDDVFGSGGARRYALERGIPFLGEIPLSAEVRETSDAGRPIVVSRPDSPAAQAFFRIAENLAAQISVRAAGGAPEDRPVPQKIELRSRQELTITWSDGRTSAVRTYDLRVNCPCAQCVDEVTGARRLDPAAVSREVWPQEIRPVGRYALNFVWSDGHASGIYTFDRLRELSGAA